The segment TGTAGACCAGGCCGCCGTTCGCGTGGATGATGTCGGCGATCTCGCGGACCGTCGGCTCGAAGACGCCGTGCGTGCTCGGGTAGGTGATCATGAGCGCGGCGAGGCGGTCGGCGTGCTGCTCCGCCTTCGCCGTCAGGTCGTCCATGTCCACGTTGCCGTCGCCGTCGCTCTGGACCACGACGACCTCCATCCCGGCCATGACCGCGCTCGCGGGGTTCGTGCCGTGCGCGCTCGACGGGATGAGGCAGACCGTGCGGTCCGCGTTGCCCCGGTCGAGGTGGTAGGCGCGGATCGTCATCAGGCCGGCGAACTCGCCCTGCGCGCCGGAGTTGGGCTGGAGGCTGACGGCGGCGAAGCCGGTGATCTCGGCGAGCCAGCCGGCGAGCTCGTCCATCATCTCGTGGTAGCCCGCGGCCTGCTCGGCCGGCGCGAACGGGTGGAGCCCAGAGAAGCCGGGGAGCGTGACGGGCATCATCTCGGCCGTCGCGTTGAGCTTCATCGTGCAGCTCCCGAGCGGGATCATCGCGTGCGCCAGCGAGAGGTCGCGGTTCTCGAGCCGCTTGAGGTAACGCAGCATCTCGGTCTCGCTGCGGTAGCGGTGGAACGTCGGGTGCGTCATGAAGGCCGACGTGCGCCCGTGCGCGCCTTCGTAATCGAGCACGGTCTCCTCGGCGAGTTCGTCGGCGTCGAGCGTCTCGTCGGCACCGAAGACCGCGAGGAGGTCGCGCACGTCGTCCATCCCGACGGTCTCGTCGAGGGCGATGCCGAGCGTGCCATCCTCGAAGCGGCGCAGGTTAATCCCGAACTCGGCGGCGCGCGCGGTCACGGCGCCCGTGTCGCCCACGCGGACGCGGAGCGTGTCGAAGTAGTCGGCGTGCAGGACCTCGTGCCCGAGGCGGCCGAGGCCGGCGGCGAGGAGGCGGGCGTACCCGTGGATGCGCCGGGCGATCCGGGTCAGCCCGTCGGGGCCGTGGTAGACGGCGTACATCGAGGCGATGACGGCGAGGAGGACCTGGGCGGTGCAGATGTTCGAGGTCGCCTTCTCGCGGCGGATGTGCTGCTCGCGCGTCTGGAGCGCCATGCGCAGCGCGGGCTTGCCCTCGGCGTCGACCGAGAGGCCGATGATGCGGCCCGGAATCTTGCGCTTGAAGGTGTCGGTCGTGGCAAAGAACGCGGCGTGCGGGCCGCCGTAGCCCATCGGGACGCCGAAGCGCTGCGAGTTGCCGACGGCCACGTCGGCCCCGAACTCGCCCGGCGGGGTCAGGAGCGTGAGCGCCATCAGGTCGGTGGCGACGGCGACGAAGGCTCCGGCCTCGTGCGCAGCCTCGCAGACCGCGGCGTAGTCCTCGACCGCGCCGTCGGTCGCCGGGTACTGCAGCAGCGCGCCGACCGTGTCGCCGTCGAACGCAAACTCGGCCGGGCCGGCCACGACCACCTCGACGCCGATCGGCTCGGCGCGGCCCTCGACGACGGCGATGGTCTGCGGGTGGCAGTTCGCGGCGACGAAGAAGCGCGAGCGCTTGCCGCGCGCCTGGCCGAAGAACATGCTCATCGCCTCGGCGGCGGCCGTGCCCTCGTCGAGGAGCGAGGCGTTGGCGATCGGCAGCCCGGTCAGGTCGCCGACGGCGGTCTGAAAGTTCAGAAGCGCTTCCAGCCGGCCCTGCGCGATCTCGGCCTGGTACGGGGTGTACTGCGTGTACCAGCCCGGATTCTCGAGGACGTTGCGCAGGATGACGGGCGGCGTGACGGTGCCGGCGTAGCCCATCCCGATGTACGACCGGTAGACCTCGTTCTTCGCGGCCAGGGTGCGGGCGCGCTCCAGCAGGTCGGCCTCGGTGAGCGCCTCGGGGAGGTCGAGCGCTCGCTCGGCGCGGATGGCGTCCGGGACGACGGCGTCGGAGAGGGCGTCGAGCGAGTCCACGCCGAGGGCGTCGAGCATGGCCTGGACGCCCTCGGCGGCAGGGCCGTTGTGGCGGCCCTCGAAGCGGTCCGGGTGGTCGAGGATGGAGCGGTCGGAAGCGATCTGCATCGTCGATAAGAGCGGAAGAACGGAGGGAAGGAAGAGCGGAAGAGGTCAGGGTTCAGCGCCGAGCCATCTTTCGCTCGTCCCCGCTTTCGCTCGTTCTCTCTTAACAGCCGCCGGGCCTATTGTTTCGCGCCGAGGGCCGCCTCCGCCTGTTCTTCGCGGAGCCGGTCCAGAGCTTCGTGGGCGGCCTGCTGCTCGGCCTGCTTTTTCGAGCGGGCGCGGCCTACGCCGAGCGCCTGGCCGGCCACCACCACCTCGACCGTGAAGCGGCGGTCGTGGCTCGGCCCCTCCTCGGCGATGACGTGGTAGGCGGGCTGCGTGTGCCCATCGGCCTGGACGTGCTCCAGCAGCATGCTCTTGAAGTTGCTCCGCTGCGTCGAGACGGCGTCCATGTCCACATGCTCGTCGAGCAGGTCGAAGACGAACGTCCGGGCGGCGTCGAAGCCGAGGTCGAGGTAGACCGCGCCGAGGACGGCCTCGAAGGCGTCGGCGAGGATCGTCGGGTTGCTCCGGCCCTCGCCCTGGGCCATGTTGGGCGAGAGCAGCAGCAGGTCGCCGAGGCCGAGCGTCTCGGCATACGAGGCGAGCATGGGCCCGTTGACGAGCTTGGCCCGGATACGGGTCAGGAAGCCCTCGTTTCGGTCGGGGAACGCGTCGTAGAGCCGCTCGCCGACGATCACGCCGAGGACAGCGTCGCCGAGGAACTCGAGCCGCTCGTTGCTCTTGAGGTGGCTGTCGGTCTGGCCGCGCAGGACGGAGCGGTGGCGGAGCGCGCGCTCGTAGAGCGACAGGTCGTTCACTGGCCGCCCGACGTAGGCCTCGATGCGGGCGCGGGAGACGGCGCAGCCCTCGTCGCCCGAAGCCGACAGGTCGGACGCCGAGCCTGATCGCCGGCGAAGCGCGCGGAGCCGCTTGGCGAGGGTAGAGGCGAGATGCCGGAGGCGGAGCAAGAGGCCGCCCTGCGTCGTGTCAGTCGTATCAGAAGGTGCCACGGCAAAGGGGTTGGTGCTACGTAGCTAATCTCCCCTTTTTCGACTTGAAACGCAAGCCGCCTCCCGTATTTATCCTACCCTCATGGCTGACATCACCACCGTCAACCCCGCCACCGGCGACGCGCTCGCGTCCTACGCCTACCACACCGGCGCCGAGACGGAGGCAATCCTCGCCTCGGCGGCCGACGCGTTCGCGCACCACCGCACCACCTCGTTCGCCGAGCGCGCCGAGGCGATGCAGCGCCTCGCGGACGGCCTCGACGCCGAGAAGCACGACCTCGGCGCGCTGATGACCCGCGAGATGGGCAAACCTATCGGGCAGGCCGTCGCCGAGGTGGAGAAGTGCGTGTGGGTCTGCCGGTACTACGCCGAGCGCGCCGAGGCGCAGCTCGCCGAGGAGCCGGTCGAGACGGAGGCAGCGAAGAGCCGGGTCGTCTACCAGCCGCTCGGGGCGGTGGTGGCGGTGATGCCGTGGAACTTCCCGCTGTGGCAGGCCTTCCGCTTCGCCGCGCCGACCGTGATGGCGGGCAACGTCGGCGTCCTCAAGCACGCCGAGAGGGTCCAGGGCTGCGCCGAGGCGATGGAGCGCCTGTTCCGCGAGGCCGGATTTGGGCCGGGCGTCTTCCAGAACCTCCGCGTCCCGCACGAGCGCTTCGAGGCCGTCGTCGCCGACCGCCGGGTGCGCGGCGTGACCCTGACGGGCAGCGTCAAGGCGGGCCGGGCCGTCGCCGCGCTCGCCGGGCAGCACCTCAAGCCGACCGTCCTCGAACTCGGCGGCTCTGATCCGTTCATTGTCCTCGCCGACGCGGACCTCGACCGCGCCGTCGAAGTCGGCGTCCAGGGCCGGACCCAGAACAACGGGCAGAGCTGCATCGCCGCGAAGCGGTTCGT is part of the Bacteroidota bacterium genome and harbors:
- the rnc gene encoding ribonuclease III; the encoded protein is MAPSDTTDTTQGGLLLRLRHLASTLAKRLRALRRRSGSASDLSASGDEGCAVSRARIEAYVGRPVNDLSLYERALRHRSVLRGQTDSHLKSNERLEFLGDAVLGVIVGERLYDAFPDRNEGFLTRIRAKLVNGPMLASYAETLGLGDLLLLSPNMAQGEGRSNPTILADAFEAVLGAVYLDLGFDAARTFVFDLLDEHVDMDAVSTQRSNFKSMLLEHVQADGHTQPAYHVIAEEGPSHDRRFTVEVVVAGQALGVGRARSKKQAEQQAAHEALDRLREEQAEAALGAKQ
- a CDS encoding NAD-dependent succinate-semialdehyde dehydrogenase; amino-acid sequence: MADITTVNPATGDALASYAYHTGAETEAILASAADAFAHHRTTSFAERAEAMQRLADGLDAEKHDLGALMTREMGKPIGQAVAEVEKCVWVCRYYAERAEAQLAEEPVETEAAKSRVVYQPLGAVVAVMPWNFPLWQAFRFAAPTVMAGNVGVLKHAERVQGCAEAMERLFREAGFGPGVFQNLRVPHERFEAVVADRRVRGVTLTGSVKAGRAVAALAGQHLKPTVLELGGSDPFIVLADADLDRAVEVGVQGRTQNNGQSCIAAKRFVLEQPIAEAFTERFVEAMEALAVGDPMDEATDVGPLARADLRDTVHDQVERAVAGGADLLAGGQPLDGAGFYYPPTVLGGVERGTVAFEEEIFGPVASLVVAADADEAVDLANDTTFGLGGAVFTEDAAKGEAIARRLDCGCAFVNDLVKSHPHLPFGGIKDSGYGRELSKLGIRAFVNAKTLWVT
- the gcvP gene encoding aminomethyl-transferring glycine dehydrogenase; the protein is MQIASDRSILDHPDRFEGRHNGPAAEGVQAMLDALGVDSLDALSDAVVPDAIRAERALDLPEALTEADLLERARTLAAKNEVYRSYIGMGYAGTVTPPVILRNVLENPGWYTQYTPYQAEIAQGRLEALLNFQTAVGDLTGLPIANASLLDEGTAAAEAMSMFFGQARGKRSRFFVAANCHPQTIAVVEGRAEPIGVEVVVAGPAEFAFDGDTVGALLQYPATDGAVEDYAAVCEAAHEAGAFVAVATDLMALTLLTPPGEFGADVAVGNSQRFGVPMGYGGPHAAFFATTDTFKRKIPGRIIGLSVDAEGKPALRMALQTREQHIRREKATSNICTAQVLLAVIASMYAVYHGPDGLTRIARRIHGYARLLAAGLGRLGHEVLHADYFDTLRVRVGDTGAVTARAAEFGINLRRFEDGTLGIALDETVGMDDVRDLLAVFGADETLDADELAEETVLDYEGAHGRTSAFMTHPTFHRYRSETEMLRYLKRLENRDLSLAHAMIPLGSCTMKLNATAEMMPVTLPGFSGLHPFAPAEQAAGYHEMMDELAGWLAEITGFAAVSLQPNSGAQGEFAGLMTIRAYHLDRGNADRTVCLIPSSAHGTNPASAVMAGMEVVVVQSDGDGNVDMDDLTAKAEQHADRLAALMITYPSTHGVFEPTVREIADIIHANGGLVYMDGANMNAQVGVCRPGDFGIDVCHLNLHKTFSIPHGGGGPGMGPICCTAALAPFLPAHPVTDGVGGECGIAPISAAPYGSASILLISWAYIAMMGGPGLTRATELAILNANYMARRLEGHYDVLFRGAGGHVAHEFILDLRPFSNAGVTAEDVAKRLIDYGFHAPTMSWPVAGTLMVEPTESEVKDELDRFCDAMISIRSEIQEIELGVADVETSALRHAPHTAEIVTADAWDRPYTRQQAAYPAAWTKEAKFWPTVSRVDNAHGDRNLVCSCPPVEEYQ